The genomic segment aaggaaagaaagctgTAGGGTTTGAAGCCTTATGGGTTAAATCTGAAGGACGTGTAATATCTATCTTCGAAAtaagttggttttttttctttgttttttttttaaaaaaacacagtccCTTTGCAAACTCAATTCCCATTCACCTCCAGGGTGGACTTCTTCCCCCAACTGAATTAAAAATGGTCTAAAGCCAGTTTACCTTTCGtaccacttcttcctcctcctggcgCTTTTCGTAATGGGAAAAGTCATCGAAGATGGAGGTCGTGTGCTTGTACATAGCAATAATTTTAAGCACTTGCTTCGCTTTCTCTAAGGGCACCTCCTGAGTGTCACGGGAGTTGTCACTGGCTTGTTGTCATTGTTCTCCAGCCTGATGTGTCGAAGCTGGTTGTTGGGAACATCTTTCACAAAGATCCCTTGACGTCAAACTTCCCCTTCCATTGTCCTGGGACACACACGCCGGCACTGGTGCCGTAGTCCACCGACGACTTCATTTCTGCTACGCCACAAAAATGTCCACTGCCGTTGACGCTGAAGAGTAAATAGACCGGGCCTTTACTATTCATCGAGCGGAAGGCGCTGTCCAAACGTTTGTTGCCATGTTCTGTGCTACACCCAAATGGAGTATTTGATGGAACGGTGGATATCGTCCTCCGAGTAACTCTTGATGATGAAGACGCGTCCGGTTTTGAGGTTCCACTCGAAATCCTTGGGGTTGTAACTGTGGGCGGCTTTCAGTTTTTCGAGAACGGGGTGGGactcgccgcctcctcctcctcctccacccggGATGGCGTTCGCTGGGGTATTCCCGGCTGGGTTGCTTTCGTTACCGGTTCCTACGCTTTGGCCAAAAGCTGCATTGCGGTTGCGAGGGGCCACCCATCGGTTTTGAGGGGGCGGCGGCTGAGGATTCTGGTAGGGCAGCTGGGTCAGCGGGGGTGGCTGGGCAGGAATTGGCTGGATGATCTGTGGCTGTGGTATAGACTGAGGAGAGGGGATCGGTTGTTGAGGAGTTGGGATTTTGGGCATGGGGCCTTTATTGTCCCAAGTACCTATGTCCATGTTATGTTTGATAGGCGGCGGAGGCAAAGCCCCTCCTATTACGGGCCCGCTTTTCGCTTTCATTTTGGGCTGGGGCTTTGCAGGCTTGCTAGCAATAGCAGCCCAGGAGGTTGGCTTCGATACTGGCAGGTTGAGGTTCGATCCGACGTTGCCGGACAAGGCATTCGCCATGCCGGCACTGTTGACCACTGAGCCTACAGTTTTCACGGCGGAAGTCGTGACGTCCCCGCCGATCTTCAGTCCAACCATTCCCTGTTCGATGCTGTTCATCCCGGGCGCTTTATTCAAAGTATCGTTATGAAATCCCGTTTGCCCGTCCACAATGGTGCCCCCAAGGGAGCTGGGCGGGTAACTGTAGCTGCTTCCGTAAGCCGAGTTCTGGGTCTGCTGCCCCCTGAGAGCCGCTCGTTCCCCATGCTGAGAAAGGAGGGTTTTCAGGGAAAAAATTAAACCGGTGTGGATAAATGTTGTTGCCCAGTCCGCCAGGCTGTCCAAACACAGCATCGTGCATGAAGTGGTGATCGCCGTTACTCAGCTGTCCATAGGTTGTGAGGTATGGATAGGAGGGTCTCCTCCGGTTGACCAGGGAGCTTCACTCAGTGAGTAGGGAAAGCTAATAGAAGGTGGATAATAACTGGACAAGTAAGGATCGGTCATTGATGGATAGCTGTTGCTCGGTTAAAAGACAAAGCCGCAATGTCAGATTCAGTTGTTTACCACATTATTTAAATTAGAAAATATTCAGGAAAGTTCAAATATACTCTACAATATAAAAGACGTTGAGGTCCTTGGGTTATCTccagcttgatggttttcttgcggATGTTTCAGTACCAAAGTAGGTAAACATCATCAGCGTTAGAAGGAAGTGGAGtttgccctgatgatgttacctagtttggtaatgaaacgtccgcaagaaaaccaccaagctcagagagcaccaaggactccacaattcaatgcggagttacaaatattctcttttattgataAAAGACTGTAAATGCCTTAAGCCTGAAAACATGTCTCTTGCTTCTGAACTCTTTCAAAATTAAGGCAGGACAATTCTTTCACATGGTTTCTCACCGACTGCTTCAAGGATTAATC from the Thamnophis elegans isolate rThaEle1 chromosome 5, rThaEle1.pri, whole genome shotgun sequence genome contains:
- the YTHDF1 gene encoding LOW QUALITY PROTEIN: YTH domain-containing family protein 1 (The sequence of the model RefSeq protein was modified relative to this genomic sequence to represent the inferred CDS: inserted 3 bases in 3 codons; deleted 2 bases in 2 codons) — translated: MSATSVDPQRAKGQDNKVQNGSLHQKDTVHDNDFEPYLSGQSNQSNSYPSMTDPYLSSYYPPSISFPYSLSEAPWSTGGDPPXPYLTTYGQLSNGDHHFMHDAVFGQPGGLGNNIYPHRFNFFPENPPFSAWGTSGSQGQQTQNSAYGSSYSYPPSSLGGTIVDGQTGFHNDTLNKAPGMNSIEQGMVGLKIGGDVTTSAVKTVGSVVNSAGMANALSGNVGSNLNLPVSKPTSWAAIASKPAKPQPKMKAKSGPVIGGALPPPPIKHNMDIGTWDNKGPMPKIPTPQQPIPSPQSIPQPQIIQPIPAQPPPLTQLPYQNPQPPPPQNRWVAPRNRNAAFGQSVGTGNESNPAGNTPANAIPGGGGGGGGESHPVLEKLKAAHSYNPKDFEWNLKTGRVFIIKSYSEDDIHRSIKYSIWCSTEHGNKRLDSAFRSMNSKGPVYLLFSVNGSGHFCGVAEMKSSVDYGTSAGVCVPGQWKGKFDVKXIFVKDVPNNQLRHIRLENNDNKPVXNSRDTQEVPLEKAKQVLKIIAMYKHTTSIFDDFSHYEKRQEEEEVVRKVNWL